A genomic window from Lotus japonicus ecotype B-129 chromosome 1, LjGifu_v1.2 includes:
- the LOC130710175 gene encoding uncharacterized protein LOC130710175, with protein MAGGSTGGSTVKEMTTNFGKLDKFQGQDFKRWQKKMHFMFTALKVVYVMSTPIPELLEDDTVENIRRRSKWENDDYICRGHILNSMSDPLFDVYQNVESAKELWDCLEFKYMAEDSSSKKFLVTDFNSYKMVESRSVMEQFNELLQILGQFTQHGLMMDETISVSSIIDKLPPSWKDFKHNLKHGKDDLSLIQLGSHLRIEESLRA; from the coding sequence ATGGCTGGAGGAAGCACTGGAGGAAGCACCGTCAAGGAGATGACTACTAATTTCGGAaaattggacaagtttcaaggacaagacttCAAGCGTTGGCAGAAGAAGATGCATTTCATGTTTACAGCGTTGAAGGTGGTGTATGTCATGTCTACACCAATTCCAGAACTTCTGGAGGATGACACGGTTGAAAATATAAGGCGCAGATCAAAGTGGGAGAACGACGACTACATATGCAGAGGGCACATTCTTAACAGTATGTCTGATCCCTTATTTGATGTTTATCAAAACGTGGAATCTGCAAAGGAATTGTGGGATTGTCTCGAATTCAAGTACATGGCAGAGGACTCATCTAGTAAAAAGTTTCTTGTAACCGAtttcaacagttacaagatggtTGAATCAAGGTCTGTCATGGAACAATTCAATGAACTCCTCCAAATCCTTGGACAGTTCACACAACACGGATTGATGATGGATGAAACAATATCTGTCTCAAGTATCATAGACAAGTTGCCTCCTTCGTGGAAGGATTTCAAACACAATTTGAAGCATGGAAAAGACGACTTGTCTTTGATTCAACTTGGAAGTCACTTGCGCATAGAAGAATCTCTAAGGGCGTAG